One segment of Clostridiales bacterium DNA contains the following:
- a CDS encoding zinc metallopeptidase, protein MFGSYLYILILAVGLGVLTQWYVSSSFKRYAKVPLATGRSGYEVARAMLDAEGLHGVGIERVSGHLSDHYDPRARVLRLSKDVHDGRSVAAAGVAAHEAGHAVQHARSFAPAAVRQLLVPAANIGSQAALPLILLGAFMAIPGLMSLGVLLFAGAVLFQLVTLPVEFDASRRALSSLTAGNVLPADQVRGARKVLTAAALTYVAATLIAVLQLLYFLGLARR, encoded by the coding sequence ATGTTCGGTTCTTACCTATACATATTGATCTTGGCTGTTGGGTTGGGCGTGCTAACCCAGTGGTACGTCAGCTCGTCGTTCAAGCGCTACGCTAAGGTTCCGCTCGCGACGGGACGTAGCGGATACGAGGTGGCTCGTGCGATGCTCGATGCCGAGGGGCTACATGGTGTCGGAATAGAGCGGGTGTCCGGACACCTATCGGATCACTACGATCCGCGTGCTCGGGTACTGCGCTTGTCGAAGGATGTGCACGACGGGCGCAGCGTGGCCGCAGCTGGCGTGGCGGCACACGAGGCTGGGCATGCAGTACAGCACGCGCGGTCGTTCGCACCTGCGGCCGTGCGTCAACTGCTGGTTCCCGCTGCGAACATCGGGTCTCAGGCTGCGCTTCCGCTTATCTTGCTCGGCGCGTTCATGGCGATTCCTGGCTTGATGTCGCTCGGCGTGCTTCTCTTTGCCGGTGCGGTTCTCTTTCAGTTGGTGACTCTGCCGGTCGAGTTCGACGCTTCGCGTCGCGCGCTCAGCTCCCTCACGGCTGGCAACGTGTTGCCAGCCGATCAGGTCAGAGGCGCTCGTAAGGTTCTCACCGCAGCTGCGCTTACGTACGTCGCGGCTACACTTATTGCGGTCTTGCAGCTGCTCTATTTCTTGGGTCTGGCGCGCCGTTAG
- a CDS encoding NAD(+)/NADH kinase, producing MRVLMVVNLRSGQGDAGLYDYVRALGRADVEVTMRFLGLGADLAHLLRDADAFDRVVAAGGDGTVSAVCYRLARTGIPVLAYPAGTANLLALNLEIPSDPLELARVTVEGSTTEIDLGEITYEDGSTPTGFIVAAGAGYDAEVMATAERYKPTLGPLAYLVGALQHFAPTISHFTLDLDGRTVESEGMAVLVMNVVKVQFDLALTRSSDPSDGLFEVVVLRTRSVPELIPAVWGAFLDRFIDNPDRSAGLEVHTASTVRLVAKPALKIQYDGEAVSASTPLTVRALPRATRMIVP from the coding sequence GTGAGAGTACTCATGGTCGTTAACCTCAGGTCCGGCCAAGGTGACGCCGGCTTGTACGACTATGTGCGAGCCCTCGGGCGCGCAGACGTGGAAGTAACCATGCGCTTCCTGGGCTTGGGGGCGGACCTCGCACACCTGCTCAGGGACGCTGACGCGTTCGACCGCGTCGTCGCCGCTGGAGGCGATGGCACCGTCTCCGCCGTCTGTTATCGCCTTGCCCGCACAGGCATACCAGTCCTCGCTTATCCGGCTGGAACCGCGAACCTCTTGGCCTTGAATCTCGAGATCCCGTCTGATCCCCTCGAACTCGCCCGTGTCACCGTGGAGGGCTCGACGACCGAGATCGATCTGGGAGAGATCACCTACGAAGACGGAAGCACTCCAACCGGTTTCATCGTCGCCGCCGGGGCCGGCTACGACGCCGAGGTAATGGCGACAGCCGAGCGCTACAAACCAACTCTCGGCCCCCTCGCGTATCTCGTTGGCGCCTTGCAGCACTTCGCCCCGACGATCTCGCACTTCACGCTCGACCTTGACGGGCGAACCGTTGAGAGCGAGGGCATGGCTGTCCTCGTGATGAATGTCGTCAAAGTACAGTTTGACCTCGCGCTTACTCGTTCGAGTGACCCGAGTGACGGCTTGTTCGAAGTCGTCGTGCTGCGAACACGCAGCGTGCCCGAGCTGATTCCTGCGGTCTGGGGAGCGTTTCTCGACCGCTTCATCGACAACCCCGACCGCTCCGCCGGACTCGAGGTTCACACCGCGAGCACGGTGCGGCTCGTCGCAAAACCAGCCCTGAAGATTCAGTACGACGGCGAAGCCGTCAGTGCTTCAACTCCGCTAACGGTACGAGCACTTCCACGTGCCACACGAATGATCGTGCCGTGA
- the xseB gene encoding exodeoxyribonuclease VII small subunit, whose product MTFGDALSELEGIVRALEGGQLELEESMSRYERGVVLLKALQGKLEGAQQKVTMLLGELDTGEGDDQRV is encoded by the coding sequence ATGACGTTTGGTGATGCCCTCTCGGAGCTCGAGGGCATTGTCCGCGCACTCGAAGGCGGTCAACTCGAACTTGAAGAGAGTATGAGCCGATACGAGCGCGGAGTTGTGCTGCTCAAGGCGCTGCAGGGCAAGCTCGAAGGCGCCCAGCAGAAAGTGACCATGCTCCTCGGCGAGCTTGACACCGGTGAAGGCGATGATCAGCGGGTGTAG
- the xseA gene encoding exodeoxyribonuclease VII large subunit, translating into MTNERTLSVTEAMSVAKRALESITLTVIGEVSEFSDKPGYKATYFTVCDAGASMSCLMWQDAYRASGITLRCGMLVELTGQFSAYLPKGRMQFVARRIALAGEGHLRMRVAELTRRLDSEGLMSVVRKRQLPALPERIAVVTSPRGKAVHDVIRTLKRRYPLAEVLVAGVPIEGVEAASCICEGLATAVRADVDVVLLVRGGGSYEDLMPFNDETVARAIVACPVPVVTGIGHEPDTTIADLVADLRASTPTAAAEAVVPSCEELESMLGAVSRQLARALERKVRDVAHRVRLLADRPVFREPVALLGSAMQAVDQAEASLARAIPIRMERDADRLRYAREGLFRIGPRLIDRAGEDIGRNASRLHDLSPLAILGRGYAVVFGPDEVTVIRSAAEVAPGDVVRVRVREGRLRCIVDSTEEGTLS; encoded by the coding sequence GTGACGAACGAGCGGACTTTAAGCGTGACCGAAGCGATGTCTGTCGCGAAAAGGGCGCTCGAGTCGATCACGCTTACTGTCATCGGTGAAGTCTCGGAGTTCTCGGACAAGCCCGGTTACAAGGCGACCTACTTCACGGTGTGCGACGCAGGAGCGTCGATGAGCTGTCTCATGTGGCAAGACGCGTACCGGGCTTCCGGGATCACGCTGCGCTGCGGGATGCTTGTCGAGCTGACCGGGCAGTTCTCGGCGTATCTTCCCAAGGGGCGGATGCAGTTCGTCGCTCGCAGGATTGCGCTGGCAGGAGAAGGCCACCTCAGAATGCGCGTGGCAGAGCTCACCCGGCGCCTTGATTCAGAGGGCCTCATGTCTGTGGTGAGAAAGCGGCAACTGCCCGCACTTCCGGAGCGGATCGCCGTTGTCACCTCGCCGCGAGGAAAAGCTGTACACGACGTGATTCGCACGCTTAAGCGCCGGTATCCGCTTGCTGAAGTGCTCGTCGCGGGAGTGCCCATTGAGGGTGTAGAAGCGGCGAGCTGCATTTGCGAGGGTCTTGCCACAGCGGTTCGCGCGGACGTCGATGTGGTATTGCTGGTTCGTGGCGGCGGTTCGTACGAGGATCTGATGCCGTTCAATGATGAAACGGTAGCTCGTGCGATCGTCGCGTGTCCGGTACCCGTCGTCACGGGGATTGGACACGAACCAGACACGACCATCGCTGATCTCGTCGCTGACCTCAGGGCTTCGACGCCCACCGCGGCGGCGGAGGCGGTGGTGCCCTCTTGTGAAGAGCTGGAGTCGATGCTTGGCGCGGTGTCCCGCCAATTAGCTAGAGCGCTGGAGCGAAAGGTGCGTGACGTGGCGCACCGTGTTCGCTTACTCGCTGACAGGCCTGTGTTTCGTGAACCGGTAGCGCTTCTTGGCTCGGCGATGCAAGCCGTAGACCAGGCGGAGGCCTCCCTCGCTCGCGCGATTCCCATAAGGATGGAGCGGGATGCGGACCGGCTGCGCTACGCACGAGAGGGACTTTTCCGGATCGGTCCCCGCCTCATTGACCGAGCAGGGGAAGACATCGGCCGCAACGCGTCTCGCTTGCACGACCTGTCGCCCCTTGCGATTCTCGGCCGAGGCTACGCCGTGGTCTTCGGGCCGGACGAGGTCACGGTGATCCGCTCTGCGGCCGAGGTCGCTCCCGGCGATGTCGTCCGGGTTCGCGTGCGTGAGGGACGGCTACGATGTATCGTGGATTCTACCGAGGAAGGAACTCTGTCATGA
- the rnd gene encoding ribonuclease D, with protein sequence MYVRDAAGLRECIGRIQSSPFIALDTEFMRDRTYYARLCLIQIATDDMQAIIDPLAVRELSPLLSVLADVHVTKVLHAGSQDLEIFWQLMGRVPAPVFDTQVAATLAGFPTQVGYGALVENMLGVKLDKSDTFTDWSRRPLSENQIEYALNDVRYLPMIYRELRGRLETENRLSWLEPDFDRMVDPATYDLLPEEQFRRVKRVASLTPRQLGVLMCVTAWRENEARRRDVPRRWIIGDESLVEIARRVPLDAVQLGAIRGVGDKLGKSSYPGVLEAVTDGLALPDERLPHIERRRRRPLDIDAAVDLMAALVRLRAKEHGVAAPLLASRDDLKNLAAGERDGNALLETWRRSIVGEELIDLLDGRLALRLEEGKLVVEEMGCDDAV encoded by the coding sequence GTGTACGTACGTGACGCGGCGGGGTTGCGCGAATGCATTGGCCGCATTCAGAGTTCGCCGTTCATCGCGCTCGATACCGAGTTCATGCGCGATAGAACGTACTATGCGCGCCTGTGCCTGATCCAGATCGCCACGGACGACATGCAGGCGATCATCGATCCCCTGGCGGTGCGTGAGCTATCTCCCCTGCTCTCCGTCTTGGCGGACGTTCACGTGACCAAAGTCTTGCACGCTGGTTCGCAGGATCTCGAGATATTTTGGCAACTTATGGGGCGGGTTCCGGCTCCTGTGTTCGACACTCAAGTCGCGGCTACTCTCGCCGGTTTCCCGACACAGGTTGGGTACGGTGCGCTCGTCGAAAATATGCTCGGTGTCAAGCTCGACAAATCAGACACATTCACTGACTGGTCTCGCCGTCCGCTCTCGGAGAATCAGATCGAATACGCTCTCAACGATGTGCGCTACCTTCCGATGATCTATCGCGAGCTGCGCGGACGCCTTGAGACAGAGAATCGCCTCTCATGGCTCGAACCCGACTTCGATCGCATGGTCGACCCAGCGACGTACGATCTACTGCCTGAGGAGCAGTTCAGAAGGGTGAAGCGCGTCGCGTCGCTCACCCCTCGGCAGCTTGGCGTGCTGATGTGCGTGACCGCGTGGCGAGAGAACGAGGCCCGGCGCAGGGACGTTCCCAGGCGCTGGATCATTGGCGACGAGAGCCTGGTGGAGATTGCACGCAGGGTGCCGCTTGACGCCGTTCAGCTCGGTGCGATCCGCGGAGTTGGCGACAAGCTCGGGAAGTCTTCGTATCCCGGAGTGCTTGAGGCCGTCACCGATGGGCTCGCCCTGCCCGATGAGCGATTGCCGCACATCGAACGCCGCCGCCGCCGCCCGCTCGATATCGATGCCGCAGTTGATCTTATGGCTGCCCTGGTGCGTCTCCGGGCGAAAGAACACGGCGTCGCGGCGCCCCTGCTCGCTTCGCGCGACGATCTCAAGAACCTCGCCGCCGGAGAACGCGATGGAAATGCGTTGCTTGAGACGTGGAGACGGTCGATCGTTGGGGAAGAACTTATAGACCTTCTCGACGGGCGTTTGGCTCTACGCCTTGAAGAAGGAAAGCTTGTGGTAGAGGAAATGGGTTGTGATGACGCTGTGTAG
- a CDS encoding histidine triad nucleotide-binding protein has translation MTECLFCKIATREIPAETVFEDDLVLAFDDISPQAPVHTLVIPKAHYQNLSDDVEHSVLTALFAAVPTVARLKGVAASGYRVIVNNGSDANQTVGHLHVHVIGGAPMSHGMVELAP, from the coding sequence GTGACCGAGTGCCTGTTCTGCAAGATCGCAACAAGAGAGATACCTGCGGAAACGGTGTTTGAGGACGATCTCGTGCTCGCCTTCGATGACATCTCCCCGCAGGCGCCAGTGCACACGCTCGTGATACCCAAGGCGCACTATCAAAACCTGTCCGATGATGTGGAGCACTCGGTGCTCACGGCATTGTTTGCGGCGGTTCCCACGGTCGCCCGACTCAAAGGAGTTGCTGCGTCCGGATACCGTGTCATTGTGAACAACGGATCAGACGCCAACCAAACCGTGGGCCATCTGCACGTTCATGTGATCGGCGGGGCGCCTATGTCGCACGGCATGGTTGAGCTTGCGCCATGA
- a CDS encoding DUF4445 domain-containing protein, whose protein sequence is MPSEAVPVTFLPCGSTVDVVPGTPLLAAARAAEVSLVAPCGGRGQCGLCAVRVVEGELDAPGDVESAVLAKTRRRDERIRLACRALVGNRPVTVMPLLSQGDARVVSRVRHGVGGAIGAAVDLGTTNVSLRLIDMRSGSVLADGDAPNRQAAYGADVVSRIEAAISGEAAPLAEAARSSIMSALAAAMDVPNGNTVLLDKMLIAANPAMAALLLGVDVSTMAAHPFVVALQDGDEAALARSLRVTEAHVVPAIDAFVGGDLVAGAVAAGLTKGADGLLYVDIGTNVEVAFALPHATFAASAPAGPAFEGVGISCGGGAGPGGITRVSIDGSRIALETRGLVATHFTSSGMLSALDALRSCGQLDADGTLRPRGPLADRLFASDGIRAIALGEEPEDRSIYLTQLDIRTVQSAKAAVAVAVSGVLDAAGEHQLAQGAIVSGALGAAIDSEVLVRLGLLPSSVAGNIVVMPDAVLSGAAAMLVSDCALEAARHFAQTAKHVDLAAGEGFSAAFMSALQLKPYMPE, encoded by the coding sequence GTGCCGTCCGAGGCAGTGCCTGTCACCTTCCTGCCATGTGGCTCGACGGTGGACGTCGTACCCGGAACACCGCTGCTTGCCGCAGCGAGAGCCGCCGAAGTGTCGCTCGTGGCACCGTGCGGAGGCCGTGGACAGTGTGGATTGTGCGCTGTCCGGGTCGTGGAGGGGGAACTAGATGCGCCCGGAGACGTGGAATCGGCGGTCCTCGCGAAGACTCGACGACGCGATGAGCGCATTCGGCTCGCGTGTCGAGCGCTCGTAGGGAATCGCCCGGTCACAGTGATGCCACTCCTGTCGCAGGGGGACGCGAGGGTGGTTTCGCGAGTGAGGCACGGGGTCGGCGGCGCGATCGGCGCTGCTGTCGACCTGGGGACGACCAACGTCTCTCTACGTCTCATCGATATGCGGTCCGGGAGTGTTCTCGCTGACGGTGACGCGCCGAATCGCCAGGCAGCATACGGTGCGGACGTGGTGAGCCGCATCGAGGCGGCCATCTCGGGCGAAGCGGCGCCGCTTGCCGAAGCGGCGAGGAGCTCTATCATGTCGGCGCTGGCGGCTGCTATGGACGTGCCTAACGGCAACACCGTCTTGCTCGACAAAATGCTGATCGCGGCAAATCCCGCGATGGCGGCGCTCCTTCTCGGTGTCGATGTGAGCACGATGGCGGCACACCCTTTCGTTGTGGCGCTGCAAGATGGCGACGAGGCGGCGCTTGCTCGATCACTGCGAGTCACCGAAGCGCATGTTGTTCCGGCCATCGACGCGTTCGTAGGCGGTGACCTTGTGGCAGGCGCAGTCGCGGCGGGACTCACCAAGGGGGCCGATGGATTGCTCTACGTTGACATCGGCACGAACGTTGAGGTCGCGTTTGCGCTTCCGCATGCGACATTTGCCGCCTCGGCCCCGGCTGGTCCGGCGTTTGAGGGCGTAGGGATCTCGTGCGGCGGAGGCGCGGGTCCGGGTGGTATCACGCGAGTCAGCATCGACGGGAGCCGCATAGCCCTTGAGACGAGAGGTCTCGTCGCGACTCATTTCACATCTTCTGGAATGCTGTCCGCGCTTGATGCACTCCGAAGTTGCGGGCAGCTTGACGCCGACGGCACTCTGCGGCCTCGCGGACCGCTCGCGGACCGTCTGTTTGCCAGCGATGGGATTCGGGCGATTGCGCTGGGAGAGGAGCCGGAAGACAGGTCCATCTACCTCACGCAGCTTGACATTCGGACCGTTCAGTCAGCAAAAGCGGCGGTCGCGGTGGCGGTTTCGGGGGTGCTTGACGCCGCCGGAGAACACCAGCTTGCTCAAGGAGCCATAGTATCGGGGGCGTTGGGCGCCGCGATCGACAGTGAGGTACTGGTGAGACTGGGATTGCTGCCGAGTAGCGTGGCGGGCAACATCGTGGTCATGCCAGACGCCGTCTTGTCTGGAGCGGCCGCCATGCTCGTGTCTGACTGTGCTCTTGAGGCGGCGCGGCATTTCGCGCAGACCGCCAAACATGTTGACCTTGCCGCGGGTGAGGGCTTCTCGGCGGCGTTTATGTCGGCGCTCCAGCTCAAGCCGTACATGCCGGAATAG
- the acs gene encoding acetate--CoA ligase has translation MSDEKTSIESLMKELRVVEPADWVRERAHIKSMEEYEEMYARSVEDPEGFWAQMAEEYLHWHKKWDSVVEWEFDTPRVEWFKGGKTNVAYNCIDRHLKTWRRNKAALIWESDEGHSKILTYQSLYYKVCRFANVLKKHGVKKGDRVAIYMPMIPELAVAMLACARIGAIHSIVFGGFSAQALRDRIQDCGAKLLVTADEGIRGGRVVPLKAMVDEALLECTSIESVIVVSRAQTRVDMEPGRDHWYHEEVHAADISNHCDVEWMDAEDPLFILYTSGSTGKPKGVLHTTGGYLLYATITFKYTFDYHDEDVFFCTADIGWVTGHSYVVYGPMSLGATSLMFEGVPTYPDAGRFWAIVEKHGVNQFYTAPTAIRALMKLGEEWPAKYDLSSLRVLGTVGEPINPEAWMWYYRNIGRERIPVVDTYWQTETGGHVITNLPGATPMKPGSATRPFFGIQPIVLDENKSETPAGSGGRLCIKYPWPGMLRGTWGDPENARVREVYFSTFPGMYFTGDGARKDEDGYYWLLGRVDDVINVSGHRMGTAEVESALVSHETVAEAAVVGFPHEIKGEGIYAYVILKGGVDAVEEDLRKILIGHVRKEIGPIASPDHVHFVPELPKTRSGKIMRRILRKIAAGETDMEAFGDISTLADPAIVRTILDTRPAE, from the coding sequence ATGTCTGATGAGAAGACTTCGATCGAATCGTTGATGAAGGAGCTGCGCGTCGTTGAGCCAGCTGACTGGGTTCGCGAGAGGGCGCACATCAAGTCCATGGAAGAGTATGAGGAGATGTATGCCCGCTCCGTCGAAGACCCGGAAGGGTTCTGGGCTCAGATGGCTGAGGAGTACCTCCACTGGCACAAGAAGTGGGACTCGGTCGTCGAGTGGGAGTTCGACACGCCTCGGGTCGAATGGTTCAAAGGCGGTAAGACTAACGTTGCGTACAACTGCATCGATCGACATCTCAAGACATGGCGGCGTAACAAGGCGGCCCTCATCTGGGAGTCCGATGAAGGTCACTCGAAGATTCTCACGTACCAGTCGCTCTACTACAAAGTATGCCGATTCGCGAATGTGTTGAAGAAGCACGGAGTGAAGAAGGGCGATCGCGTCGCGATATACATGCCCATGATTCCCGAGCTCGCGGTCGCCATGCTCGCGTGCGCACGCATCGGAGCGATCCACTCGATCGTCTTTGGTGGATTCTCCGCTCAGGCGCTGCGTGATCGAATTCAGGATTGCGGGGCGAAGCTGCTGGTAACCGCTGACGAAGGCATCCGAGGTGGCCGAGTTGTCCCGCTCAAGGCGATGGTCGATGAAGCGCTCCTGGAGTGCACATCGATCGAGTCGGTCATCGTTGTCTCTCGAGCACAGACGCGTGTTGACATGGAGCCCGGTCGAGACCACTGGTACCACGAGGAGGTTCATGCGGCCGACATCTCGAATCATTGCGACGTCGAGTGGATGGACGCCGAGGATCCGCTCTTTATCCTTTACACGTCGGGATCTACCGGAAAGCCGAAGGGCGTGCTCCATACAACCGGCGGATACCTCCTCTACGCGACGATCACGTTCAAGTACACCTTTGACTACCACGATGAGGATGTATTCTTCTGCACGGCCGACATCGGGTGGGTCACGGGACACAGTTACGTGGTGTACGGTCCCATGAGCCTCGGGGCCACCTCGCTCATGTTTGAAGGTGTTCCTACGTACCCGGACGCCGGCAGGTTCTGGGCGATCGTTGAGAAGCACGGCGTGAACCAGTTCTACACAGCGCCGACTGCGATTCGAGCTTTGATGAAGCTAGGCGAGGAGTGGCCCGCGAAGTACGATCTATCGAGTCTGCGAGTTCTCGGCACGGTGGGTGAACCGATCAATCCCGAGGCGTGGATGTGGTACTACCGCAACATAGGCCGTGAGCGGATTCCGGTCGTCGACACGTATTGGCAGACCGAGACAGGCGGTCACGTCATAACGAACCTGCCAGGTGCGACCCCGATGAAGCCCGGCTCGGCTACTCGTCCGTTTTTCGGGATACAGCCGATCGTACTCGATGAGAACAAGAGCGAGACTCCGGCGGGATCCGGCGGACGCCTGTGCATCAAGTACCCGTGGCCTGGCATGCTGCGAGGCACGTGGGGTGATCCTGAGAACGCGAGGGTTCGGGAGGTCTACTTCTCGACGTTCCCCGGCATGTACTTCACGGGAGACGGTGCTCGAAAGGACGAAGACGGCTACTACTGGCTCCTTGGCCGGGTCGACGACGTCATCAATGTGTCAGGTCATCGAATGGGCACCGCCGAGGTTGAGAGCGCGCTGGTGAGCCATGAGACGGTAGCCGAGGCCGCGGTTGTTGGTTTTCCGCACGAGATCAAAGGTGAGGGCATCTACGCGTACGTCATTCTCAAGGGAGGAGTCGATGCCGTCGAGGAAGACTTGCGAAAGATTCTCATCGGCCACGTTCGCAAAGAGATAGGGCCGATCGCGAGTCCCGACCACGTTCATTTTGTCCCCGAGTTGCCCAAGACCCGTTCCGGAAAGATCATGCGGCGGATCCTGCGCAAGATCGCGGCGGGGGAGACGGACATGGAAGCGTTTGGTGACATTTCGACGCTTGCTGATCCCGCGATCGTGCGTACGATTCTCGACACGCGTCCCGCTGAGTAA
- a CDS encoding ferrochelatase, with the protein MIAADGSVSTSAVLLIGYGGPHCLDAVEPFIARLMGRTPEPELLEEVKRRYLTIGGCSPMLPIAQLIAQGVEERLLTRGHEIPVAIGMRYAPPMIGDVLRAMYERGVRKVVTVSLSPYESAISTGACRDAIDDACAELADMEVISTELLHTLPAFSGLLIGGAAAAIHELKDVASKLVIFTAHSLPVSDIDDDDSYVVQLRSVLNRIVSGLLMAEGTELDGASEKLAGIEAYGNLGDPQPWVFAYQSKGRKPGPWLGPDLDDVIGAAIQGGFEGVALCPIGFAIDNMETRYDLDVASADRLLGADIEYSRAALPNDDPLILDAITDMVEPLV; encoded by the coding sequence TTGATAGCGGCTGACGGAAGTGTGTCCACGAGTGCGGTCCTGTTGATCGGCTACGGAGGTCCCCACTGCCTCGACGCGGTCGAGCCCTTCATCGCCCGGCTCATGGGGAGGACTCCCGAACCGGAGCTCCTAGAGGAGGTCAAGCGGCGATATCTCACGATCGGCGGTTGCTCCCCCATGCTTCCGATCGCTCAGCTGATCGCCCAGGGCGTCGAAGAGAGACTTCTCACACGGGGTCACGAAATTCCGGTGGCTATCGGCATGCGCTACGCTCCTCCGATGATCGGAGATGTTCTTCGCGCCATGTACGAGAGGGGTGTTCGCAAGGTCGTCACGGTGTCGCTTTCTCCGTACGAGTCCGCGATCTCGACGGGTGCGTGCCGTGATGCGATCGACGATGCGTGTGCGGAATTGGCAGACATGGAAGTGATCTCCACCGAGCTGCTGCACACGCTTCCCGCATTCAGCGGACTACTCATCGGCGGAGCTGCCGCCGCGATCCATGAGCTCAAGGACGTTGCTTCGAAACTCGTCATTTTCACGGCGCACAGTCTGCCCGTGTCCGACATCGATGACGACGATTCGTACGTCGTCCAGCTTCGGAGCGTGCTCAACAGGATCGTTTCCGGACTCCTGATGGCCGAGGGAACTGAGCTCGATGGCGCTTCGGAGAAGCTTGCGGGCATCGAGGCGTACGGCAATCTCGGCGATCCGCAGCCTTGGGTGTTCGCGTATCAGTCGAAGGGTCGTAAGCCAGGTCCTTGGCTCGGCCCAGATCTCGATGATGTGATAGGTGCCGCCATACAGGGGGGCTTTGAGGGTGTCGCGCTGTGTCCTATAGGGTTTGCGATCGACAACATGGAGACTCGGTACGACCTCGATGTCGCCTCTGCCGATCGTCTTCTCGGAGCGGATATCGAGTACAGCAGAGCAGCCCTTCCCAACGATGATCCGCTGATTCTCGACGCGATCACGGATATGGTGGAGCCGCTCGTGTAG
- the hemE gene encoding uroporphyrinogen decarboxylase yields the protein MAFNDLFLRAARLESTERTPVWMMRQAGRYMEEYRAIRAKYGFLEMCRTPDLVVEVTLQPVDLVGVDAAILFSDILVSFPGMGLDLEFAKGEGPVIHNPIRSVADVEKLVVPDPYEATGYVMESITMLRRELEHKVPLIGFAGAPFTLASYAIEGHGTRDYEYTKALMWGEPAAWDLLMTKFGDTTIAYLKAQIDAGAQVVQLFDSWIGYMAPRDYERYVLPHTARVLAEVKAHGNAVVDGGVPVIHFPNGATSMLDLAQKAGGDIIGVDWRIDMRKAVDIIDPSFGIQGNIDPVGLFAPDDELEKMVVEILEAVGTRPGHIFNLGHGIHKTSDPEKARSMIRFVHEHSDRIRSGR from the coding sequence ATGGCGTTCAACGACCTGTTCTTGCGTGCTGCACGTCTTGAATCTACCGAGCGCACCCCGGTATGGATGATGCGTCAGGCTGGCCGGTACATGGAGGAGTATCGAGCGATTCGCGCCAAGTATGGCTTTCTCGAAATGTGCCGAACGCCCGACCTCGTGGTCGAAGTGACGCTGCAACCTGTCGATCTCGTGGGTGTCGACGCGGCGATCCTGTTCTCCGACATCCTGGTCTCGTTCCCGGGCATGGGTTTGGACCTCGAGTTCGCGAAGGGAGAAGGGCCGGTCATCCACAACCCCATCCGCAGTGTCGCCGACGTCGAGAAGCTCGTCGTTCCCGATCCCTACGAAGCGACCGGCTACGTGATGGAATCGATCACGATGCTCAGGCGCGAGCTCGAGCACAAGGTGCCCCTGATCGGTTTTGCGGGTGCCCCGTTCACGCTCGCAAGCTACGCGATCGAGGGTCACGGCACGCGTGATTACGAGTACACGAAGGCACTCATGTGGGGTGAACCGGCCGCATGGGACCTGCTCATGACCAAGTTTGGCGACACTACCATCGCGTATCTGAAGGCGCAGATCGACGCCGGCGCCCAAGTGGTGCAGTTGTTCGACAGTTGGATCGGATATATGGCTCCGCGAGATTACGAACGCTACGTGCTGCCTCATACCGCGCGGGTTCTCGCCGAGGTCAAGGCGCACGGTAACGCGGTGGTTGACGGAGGCGTACCGGTCATCCACTTTCCCAACGGCGCCACTTCGATGCTCGATCTCGCACAGAAGGCTGGCGGAGATATCATCGGTGTTGACTGGCGAATCGATATGAGGAAGGCCGTCGACATCATCGATCCGAGTTTTGGCATCCAGGGCAATATCGATCCGGTTGGACTGTTCGCGCCCGACGATGAGCTTGAGAAGATGGTGGTCGAGATTCTCGAGGCGGTCGGAACCCGGCCTGGTCACATCTTCAACCTCGGCCATGGGATCCACAAGACGAGCGATCCGGAGAAGGCCCGCTCTATGATTCGCTTCGTGCACGAGCACTCCGATCGTATCAGGAGCGGTCGTTGA